agagagagagaaagagaagaactgCGACGGATCTTGCTGTGATCAAAGAACTTCCGGTCAAACCCATTGGTTTGGGTGTGACATCAAATCTCAGCCGTTGATCATGAACCCTCATTTTCCATTAGTTTaccaactaatttttttttttatagaaatgtCTTAGATCCTTCTCTACCTTTTGTGTCTGGCTCTAGTTATATATAGTGGCAATTGGGAAAGTTGAAAtgtctatctctctctatatatgtagACATGTATGTATATCTTAGATATTTTGACACCCCAAcaagatttcaaaattttcatagctaaatgatgtaaatacaaaatttaatgacaatccaaaatatgtatattttcaaCACTTTTcctgattgatttttttttactacaacagtatatttttattttgtgaaatgtGTATTTATTGGTTTAGGTATTTATGattatgttgacaaaaaatataatattttttaatgtttttgattaGTGGTAATAGTAGTattacttttttacttttgtggATGATTGTATGTACACCCTATTATTGACCCTGTCCAAAGTAAGAAAAAGACCCCAAGttacaataaaataaagaaataataaaacccACTTGAGAAAAGTTAGACTAATTAATAAAGGGATTGGGAGTTAGATTTTTGGATTAGAAGGAAGGATATATAAATGCATGTCAAGAAATGTGCAAAAAAGGGTAATTCCAAAGTGCCGGTTTCAGGCAACAGCTGTGATTTATGTCTATATGTCTTGATTCAAATAATCAGCTAATTTCACACTCCTGCCTTGTTTTTACtctctttcttgtttggttGCTTCAACCATAATTGTTACTCCTTCTGTCTGTAATGAGTCATTACTGTTTTagcctctcttttttcttcttcttttcatattttaCCATCCtcattagttttaaataaataagtaagttttaactttttagaATCTACAATGTAATCCATTATGTGAATTTAGAAGCTGATAAAAATCTATTGCTTTCGTGAGACTCCATTGTAACAAGTAAATTGTAAAATGTTCAAGTTTAATCTATAGGTACATGATTATGATTAGGTCATGTGCATTGTTAATCTCTCTTCAAGTTTCtcattaaccaaaatattattaaaataaaaaataataattttttattataaaagtttttcaaaacaaaaaagaaagtttcTCGAATAAGAACCGTTCTCAATGAGAAACtctcataataataaaatattatatcatattttattgtttcttttttaagtgagaaatttttatgagaaataCTCAATGCAGATTCTCTTAGTTGTTATACCGAAACTTCTGGAAGAATAAAAGCTTAAGAAATATTTTACTGCAAGCAACGAGGAAAAAAGGTAGATGCATGAACATCCCAAAGCTATTTAGATGTTTATAGGTATGTTGACGGAGACCGGAGGCTGATGTACTTTTCTGTACATTGTTTTTGGAGTACCCAAGGAAGGAGGTCCTTTTGTctaaattcttcttcttgagaaaatcacaaacttacaaaaaataaaacagtaatatttaaaatcaaaataacaactAAAAATTCATACGGGctattaactaaaataattgaattatgTTGGAAAATAGAAGAAATTCTCATTAATTAGGCAGCAGAAactttgttccaaaaaaaaaaggtagcaGGAACAATTGATTCGAAAGATAATgaacagaaaacaaataaataagggGAATAAAAGCTATATACTCAATTTAATTAactacaaatttttaatataattttacaacTAGCCAATTTTAATTCCctgcaaaaaaattatgtatcgCACTACGAACAACAAAGTTgatggttttaaattttaatggtTTTAAATCTTTGGTGtaacaatataaaatgataatattaatgaaaataaatagagcATTTGCCGAATTTAATGAGATAGTAAAGCAAGTTGGTGGTGCcagcaaaaataaataaataaacaagaaattttaattttcattcatCATACAATTTTTGAATTTGGGGGATGCATTGCACCTAACAGCACTGGTTGATATGCTTTCCCGTGGATTTGGCATTTCTTTGGTATTATTATTTGaccatttggttgtttttcaacatttttctattttaagtagtttcctttttcatttggTCTGCTCGTTCTCAACTTGGTAGGCTTTACAGCTCCGTTGATGCAGTCGACCCAGAAAAGTAGTTATTATATTCCCTTTTACAATATTAGGTTacattttacaaaagaaaaaaaaataagggtaAGAATTAAGAGAtacattagaaagaaaaaagatacgTGAGTAATCTGAAGCAAACTGGGCCAAAATTATTTATCCAATTAAGGCCCAAATTTGATCATTCACCTAATCTTATCCTTCCCAATCGTTACCAAAACTTTCGCCTCTGAATTTGGTTTCTCTATAAGTGAATTTGTATCATTTTTCTCTCCCTCGAAGGTTGTGAATATTATGGCTTCAACAAAGACTCGTCTGTTTCACTATATACGAAAGCTTATATTTTGCCAAAAATAAAACCCTCTTGCTTAGGCAGAAGTTCATATAATATAGTATTTCTAAAGTAGTTGGAGTTTTAAAGGAAGACAAGAAACGAACAAATGACATCATTAATTATTGATCATTTACATGAATTTCCACATTTCTCGTACAAGTACAACAGCCTATCACTTAGCTCTTCGGAATTCAGTTTGCAATTATCCATCCAAAGATGCAAAGTATAAAAGAGTCGTTCTCCTTGAgaccttgaagaagaagcatcCACAAGAACCAACCCATCTTCTTCGACACCATTCAGCACATTTCCAAACGAACAATTGCAAGTATGTAACGATGAAATTTGGACCATCACTTCGGTCTCACCGAGCCTAGTCGCAGAAACTGTTGATGCATAACTTGTGACCCCTTTCTCTGGCTTACCGTTTTGCTCGGTGTAAACGAGATCTCTTGGACCCGAGATTTGAAACGAcagctcttctttcttcttcatgagCTTTTTAACTTGCTCTTGCAGCTCTGGTATGTACTTCAATGCCTGCGAAACTGTTGCCGAAACACTTAACTGCTTCTGCAAGAGATNattcttcttcttgagaaaatcacaaacttacaaaaaataaaacagtaatatttaaaatcaaaataacaactAAAAATTCATACGGGctattaactaaaataattgaattatgTTGGAAAATAGAAGAAATTCTCATTAATTAGGCAGCAGAAactttgttccaaaaaaaaaaggtagcaGGAACAATTGATTCGAAAGATAATgaacagaaaacaaataaataagggGAATAAAAGCTATATACTCAATTTAATTAactacaaatttttaatataattttacaacTAGCCAATTTTAATTCCctgcaaaaaaattatgtatcgCACTACGAACAACAAAGTTgatggttttaaattttaatggtTTTAAATCTTTGGTGtaacaatataaaatgataatattaatgaaaataaatagagcATTTGCCGAATTTAATGAGATAGTAAAGCAAGTTGGTGGTGCcagcaaaaataaataaataaacaagaaattttaattttcattcatCATACAATTTTTGAATTTGGGGGATGCATTGCACCTAACAGCACTGGTTGATATGCTTTCCCGTGGATTTGGCATTTCTTTGGTATTATTATTTGaccatttggttgtttttcaacatttttctattttaagtagtttcctttttcatttggTCTGCTCGTTCTCAACTTGGTAGGCTTTACAGCTCCGTTGATGCAGTCGACCCAGAAAAGTAGTTATTATATTCCCTTTTACAATATTAGGTTacattttacaaaagaaaaaaaaataagggtaAGAATTAAGAGAtacattagaaagaaaaaagatacgTGAGTAATCTGAAGCAAACTGGGCCAAAATTATTTATCCAATTAAGGCCCAAATTTGATCATTCACCTAATCTTATCCTTCCCAATCGTTACCAAAACTTTCGCCTCTGAATTTGGTTTCTCTATAAGTGAATTTGTATCATTTTTCTCTCCCTCGAAGGTTGTGAATATTATGGCTTCAACAAAGACTCGTCTGTTTCACTATATACGAAAGCTTATATTTTGCCAAAAATAAAACCCTCTTGCTTAGGCAGAAGTTCATATAATATAGTATTTCTAAAGTAGTTGGAGTTTTAAAGGAAGACAAGAAACGAACAAATGACATCATTAATTATTGATCATTTACATGAATTTCCACATTTCTCGTACAAGTACAACAGCCTATCACTTAGCTCTTCGGAATTCAGTTTGCAATTATCCATCCAAAGATGCAAAGTATAAAAGAGTCGTTCTCCTTGAgaccttgaagaagaagcatcCACAAGAACCAACCCATCTTCTTCGACACCATTCAGCACATTTCCAAACGAACAATTGCAAGTATGTAACGATGAAATTTGGACCATCACTTCGGTCTCACCGAGCCTAGTCGCAGAAACTGTTGATGCATAACTTGTGACCCCTTTCTCTGGCTTACCGTTTTGCTCGGTGTAAACGAGATCTCTTGGACCCGAGATTTGAAACGAcagctcttctttcttcttcatgagCTTTTTAACTTGCTCTTGCAGCTCTGGTATGTACTTCAATGCCTGCGAAACTGTTGCCGAAACACTTAACTGCTTCTGCAAGAGATACACACAAAAGTACACATCGTTCagttaattttcttgtattattatataggccgattttttaatattttggttcgTTTGCTTTGAAGAAACATAACATATTACTATTCTTATCAAGATCACTATAGCAAAAGAACAAGGATAAGAATGGTTTTAGAATTTGCAATAAaacatttgatattttgatatatatataattctattGATGGTTTAGTTTTAGTAAATTTGTAGATGAAAATaaacgactttttttttcttaagtttagaagtatagaaattaaataatagtatGAATTAGTGGTTACCGATTGATTGTTGGGCGGAAGACAAGAACGAANGGGGAATAAAAGCTATATACTCAATTTAATTAactacaaatttttaatataattttacaacTAGCCAATTTTAATTCCctgcaaaaaaattatgtatcgCACTACGAACAACAAAGTTgatggttttaaattttaatggtTTTAAATCTTTGGTGtaacaatataaaatgataatattaatgaaaataaatagagcATTTGCCGAATTTAATGAGATAGTAAAGCAAGTTGGTGGTGCcagcaaaaataaataaataaacaagaaattttaattttcattcatCATACAATTTTTGAATTTGGGGGATGCATTG
The sequence above is drawn from the Camelina sativa cultivar DH55 chromosome 4, Cs, whole genome shotgun sequence genome and encodes:
- the LOC104784329 gene encoding transcription factor bHLH100-like → MKKKEELSFQISGPRDLVYTEQNGKPEKGVTSYASTVSATRLGETEVMVQISSLHTCNCSFGNVLNGVEEDGLVLVDASSSRSQGERLFYTLHLWMDNCKLNSEELSDRLLYLYEKCGNSCK
- the LOC104784330 gene encoding transcription factor bHLH100-like; this translates as MPNPRESISTSALLFPXRSCLPPNNQSKQLSVSATVSQALKYIPELQEQVKKLMKKKEELSFQISGPRDLVYTEQNGKPEKGVTSYASTVSATRLGETEVMVQISSLHTCNCSFGNVLNGVEEDGLVLVDASSSRSQGERLFYTLHLWMDNCKLNSEELSDRLLYLYEKCGNSCK